In Phreatobacter aquaticus, a single genomic region encodes these proteins:
- the ndk gene encoding nucleoside-diphosphate kinase: MAIERTFSILKPDATTRNLTGAINAVIEKAGLKIVAQKRMRMSLPEARRFYAVHSERPFFGELVDFMVSAPVVVQVLEGENAIAKYREVMGATNPAQAAEGTIRKLFALSVGENSVHGSDSADNAKIEIAQFFSENEIISA, from the coding sequence ATGGCCATCGAGCGCACGTTCTCCATCCTCAAGCCTGACGCAACGACCCGCAACCTCACCGGCGCGATCAACGCCGTCATCGAGAAGGCCGGTCTCAAGATCGTCGCCCAGAAGCGCATGCGCATGTCGCTGCCCGAGGCGCGCCGCTTCTATGCCGTTCACAGCGAGCGTCCGTTCTTCGGCGAGCTCGTCGACTTCATGGTCTCGGCCCCGGTCGTCGTCCAGGTGCTGGAAGGCGAGAACGCCATCGCCAAGTACCGCGAAGTCATGGGCGCCACCAACCCGGCCCAGGCCGCCGAGGGCACCATCCGCAAGCTGTTCGCCCTGTCGGTCGGCGAGAACTCGGTCCACGGTTCGGACTCGGCCGACAACGCCAAGATCGAGATCGCCCAGTTCTTCTCCGAGAACGAGATCATCTCGGCCTGA